One Pyrus communis chromosome 13, drPyrComm1.1, whole genome shotgun sequence genomic window carries:
- the LOC137713506 gene encoding L-type lectin-domain containing receptor kinase S.1-like: MASVRMGPFSAVVRLLLLHHLFLSPTSALDFLFNSFSNITNDTDLILINDARLDAAAIRLTNDTNQFAVGRVFYPTKIPMKPTSNSTSVTSFSTSFVFSVLPDIASSPGFGLCFVLSNSTSPPNALASQYFGLFTNATVPFVAPLLAVEFDTGQNPEFNDPNGNHIGIDLNNIESAVTTPAGYYNSTGGFVPIQMRTGQNVRAWIEFDGTNLEFNVTVAPANVSRPSVPTLTYIDPKIANYVSAEMFVGFSASKTQWIEAQRVLAWSFSNTGVARDINTTNLPVFQLVSPSSSLSSAAIAGISIGCVVFVLILASGFYLYWRKKRMEGEETDDEIEDWELEYWPHRFSNEELREATGGFSNDQLLGSGGFGKVYKGTLSNGTEIAVKCVNHDSKQGLREFMAEIASMGRLQHKNLVQMRGWCRKANELMLVYDYMPNGSLNRWIFDKPKTVLDWERRRRVLADVAEGLNYLHHGWDQMVIHRDIKSSNILLDAEMRGRLGDFGLAKLYQHGEVPHTTRVVGTFGYLAPELATVAAPTAASDVYSFGVVLLEVACGRKPIEMEAAEDEVVLVDWVRKLYFRGRVGEAVDPRINGEYEAAEMEIALKLGLACCHPDPQRRPSMREIVAVLVGEAASATAPAHLLSELARGDSSIGGGDGGSDDLSMEVAPPELQQPLV; this comes from the coding sequence ATGGCATCTGTGCGGATGGGACCCTTCTCAGCCGTCGTCcgccttctcctcctccaccaTCTCTTCCTCTCCCCCACCTCCGCTCTCGATTTCCTGTTCAACTCCTTCTCCAATATCACCAATGACACCGACCTTATTCTCATCAACGACGCCCGACTCGACGCCGCCGCCATCCGCCTCACAAACGACACCAACCAGTTCGCCGTCGGCCGCGTCTTCTACCCAACAAAAATTCCCATGAAGCCCACCTCCAACTCCACCTCCGTCACCTCCTTCTCCACCTCCTTCGTCTTCTCCGTTCTCCCGGATATTGCCTCGAGCCCGGGATTCGGCCTCTGCTTCGTCCTCTCTAACTCCACCTCGCCGCCCAACGCCCTCGCCAGCCAATACTTCGGTCTCTTCACCAACGCCACCGTCCCCTTCGTCGCCCCGTTGCTCGCCGTCGAGTTCGACACGGGTCAAAACCCGGAATTCAACGACCCAAATGGGAATCACATCGGAATCGACCTTAACAACATCGAGTCCGCCGTCACGACCCCCGCCGGGTACTACAACTCGACAGGCGGATTCGTCCCGATCCAAATGCGGACCGGGCAGAACGTCCGGGCCTGGATTGAATTTGACGGGACTAATCTCGAATTCAACGTCACCGTCGCCCCTGCCAATGTGTCCCGTCCTTCTGTGCCAACGCTTACTTACATAGACCCCAAGATTGCGAACTATGTATCGGCCGAGATGTTTGTCGGGTTTTCGGCTTCGAAAACGCAGTGGATTGAAGCCCAGAGAGTTTTAGCTTGGAGTTTTAGCAACACCGGAGTCGCCAGAGACATTAACACGACGAATCTGCCCGTTTTCCAGCTGGTTTCTCCGTCGTCTTCTCTATCGAGTGCGGCGATTGCCGGGATTTCAATCGGTTGTGTCGTTTTTGTGTTGATTTTAGCATCTGGGTTTTACTTGTACTGGCGGAAGAAAAGGATGGAAGGCGAAGAAACCGACGACGAGATCGAAGATTGGGAGCTGGAGTATTGGCCGCACAGATTCTCCAACGAGGAGCTGAGGGAGGCGACGGGAGGTTTTTCGAACGATCAGCTTCTGGGTTCCGGTGGATTCGGGAAGGTTTACAAGGGCACCTTATCAAACGGCACAGAAATCGCCGTCAAGTGCGTCAACCACGACTCGAAGCAGGGGCTGAGGGAGTTCATGGCGGAGATCGCCAGCATGGGGCGGCTGCAGCACAAGAACTTGGTGCAGATGCGGGGGTGGTGCCGGAAGGCCAACGAGCTGATGCTGGTGTATGATTACATGCCCAATGGGAGCCTCAATCGGTGGATTTTCGACAAGCCCAAGACGGTTTTGGATTGGGAGAGGCGGCGGCGCGTGCTGGCGGATGTGGCGGAGGGGTTGAATTACCTCCACCACGGGTGGGACCAGATGGTGATTCACAGGGACATTAAGTCGAGCAACATTTTGTTGGACGCGGAGATGAGAGGGCGGCTTGGGGATTTCGGGCTGGCTAAGCTCTACCAGCACGGGGAAGTGCCCCACACGACGCGTGTCGTCGGAACGTTCGGGTATTTGGCGCCGGAGCTGGCGACTGTGGCAGCGCCGACGGCGGCGAGTGATGTTTATAGTTTTGGGGTGGTGTTGTTGGAGGTGGCGTGTGGGAGGAAGCCAATTGAGATGGAGGCGGCGGAGGATGAGGTGGTGTTGGTTGATTGGGTGAGGAAGTTGTATTTTAGAGGGAGGGTGGGGGAGGCGGTGGACCCGAGAATAAACGGGGAGTATGAGGCGGCGGAGATGGAGATTGCCTTGAAGCTTGGGCTGGCTTGTTGCCATCCTGATCCACAGAGAAGGCCTAGCATGAGGGAAATTGTGGCGGTTTTGGTTGGTGAGGCCGCGTCCGCCACCGCACCCGCCCATTTGTTGTCTGAATTGGCAAGGGGTGATAGTAGCATTGGCGGCGGAGACGGCGGTAGTGATGATTTGTCCATGGAAGTGGCGCCACCCGAACTCCAGCAGCCTTTAGTgtga